The Saprospiraceae bacterium genome includes a window with the following:
- the galK gene encoding galactokinase, whose amino-acid sequence MNREAIYTTFKDTFGIPDVSVFAPGRANIIGEHTDYNDGFVLPFAINHGVWFHARHNSSDKLSIIARDTGEQTVIDLIRPSNPVFGWDRFFIQVLQAMSGHSLKGADIVFGGDLPIGAGISSSSAITCGFVRVLDLLHDLGLSSEEIVNTAITAERGSGVRGGIMDQYTIVNGVKDKAILLDCRTNSHSFIDLELGQHRLYLINTRVKHNLVHTDYNNRRAQCEEAVSLLHQHYRPVKALRDLHVDELYKIEKLLPDTLFNRASFVIQENQRVLDAVEAIRLKNFAQLGELLYASHDGLSQMYDVSCEELDWLVNFTLDQDDFLGARMMGGGFGGCTINLTTKETDIAVLEEMAAKYSEKFGIRPEIIPISPEDGILQKK is encoded by the coding sequence ATGAATAGAGAAGCCATTTATACAACATTTAAAGATACATTTGGTATTCCTGATGTTTCAGTGTTTGCTCCGGGCAGAGCAAATATTATAGGCGAACATACAGATTACAACGATGGTTTTGTCTTGCCATTTGCTATCAATCATGGGGTGTGGTTTCATGCCAGACACAATTCATCTGACAAACTGAGTATCATTGCAAGAGATACAGGCGAACAAACAGTCATCGATCTGATCCGACCTTCTAATCCCGTTTTTGGTTGGGACAGATTTTTTATACAGGTACTTCAGGCTATGTCAGGTCACTCCCTCAAAGGTGCGGATATTGTATTTGGAGGAGACTTGCCCATTGGTGCCGGAATATCTTCATCATCAGCCATTACGTGCGGATTTGTGAGGGTACTCGATCTCCTCCATGATCTTGGTCTCAGTTCAGAAGAAATTGTAAATACTGCCATTACCGCAGAAAGAGGCTCCGGGGTGAGAGGAGGGATAATGGATCAATATACTATCGTCAATGGTGTGAAGGACAAAGCTATATTGTTGGACTGCAGGACCAATAGTCATAGTTTCATAGACCTGGAGCTAGGACAACATCGGCTTTACCTGATCAATACCCGAGTAAAACACAATCTGGTACATACCGACTACAACAATAGAAGAGCTCAATGCGAAGAAGCTGTATCATTGCTCCATCAACACTACAGGCCAGTGAAGGCTCTGAGAGATCTTCATGTAGATGAGCTCTACAAAATAGAAAAACTACTGCCGGATACACTTTTCAACAGAGCAAGCTTTGTTATCCAGGAAAATCAACGGGTTTTGGACGCTGTCGAGGCCATCAGATTAAAAAACTTTGCTCAACTCGGAGAACTGCTTTATGCTTCGCATGACGGATTGTCCCAGATGTATGATGTAAGTTGTGAAGAATTGGATTGGCTGGTAAATTTTACTTTGGATCAGGATGATTTTCTGGGAGCCAGGATGATGGGTGGAGGCTTCGGTGGCTGCACCATCAATCTTACCACCAAAGAAACTGATATTGCGGTATTGGAAGAGATGGCCGCTAAGTATTCAGAAAAATTTGGCATCAGACCCGAGATTATACCCATCAGCCCTGAGGACGGCATTCTTCAAAAAAAGTGA